The nucleotide window AACTTAATTAACGCTTCCGGCATTCTTAAGGTGTCAGGGTGATTGGTTACAATCTCGGTTAAAATTTTCTCGGCATGCAATACATCATCGTCATAACCAATGCCAAACACCATGTCGACTCTGCGAATGCGCTCATGGGTTACATTCTTAATCACATCGCCCCAAATTTTACTGTTAGGGATCATTATCACCTGATTATCAAACGTACGAATGGTGGTGTTTACTAAACTCATATGACTGACTTTACCATCAACACCACCGGCAAATACAAAGTCACCAACATCAAATGGCTTGTATATCAGTAGCATCATGCCGGATGCCAAGTTCGATAAGGTATCTTGTAAGGCAAAACCAATAATAATACTGGCAATACCAAAACCGGCGAGCACCGGTGTCATGTCTAAACCTAATTGCGATAAACCAAACAATATACCGATCAACATGACGATTTTACCTGACATGGATACGATGAAGTCTTTCATCAATGTCGATACTTTTAGCTGGGTGCTGTCGGTCGCGCGACGAACCACAATGGCGGCCAATTTTGATAATTTTCTGGCGACAAAAAGAATCAGTACAAACATCAGCAATTTAAATAAGTAAGCCATGCCATTATTGACCAACCAGTCCACGGTTGAATTGAGGAGGCTTTTCAGTAACGAAAACAATACTTCTAGATTTAATAACTCGTAAGTAAATTCGCCAGTCGTTTCAAAAACCAATTGTTGATATTCGCTGGTCTCAATCTGTAAATCATCGGCAATGTCGATAATCGCTTGCATACCGCTAATGGCGATGCCTAGCCGTTGGGCAATGATAAGCTCGGCAACTTGTAATTTAGCTTTTTCTGAATCCGGGCTAACCGATATTTGTTCGTCGATAATAGCTTGCTGGCGGTTGTAGTAATTTATCGACGCCGATAATAGTCTTAAGCGCTGTGTTACGTCGGCCTGTAACACTTTTTGCTCGCTTTCAATAGATTGGCCAAGTTTGTTCAGCCAGTTAAGGTTTTCTATTCGCCATTTGTATATCAAGTCAAGATAGGAGTTCAATTCACGAAAATAATTAAGGATAACCAGCTTTTGTTCTGGCGTTTGCGTCGACAGTTCCTCTGTTAATGCTTCGAGTCGGCTGTTAAGAAAGTCTGAGGCGTTTTTGGCATAGCCAATTTGACCATCGATAAGGCCTTTAGCAAGCTGAGTATCGACGTTTTTATTGTCGATGGCATTATCGATGTCTCGGCGCAGCTCAATGTTTTTGTAAAATAACTGCAATTGTATCGCACCGGAGTCTTCACCTTTGGCATCTTCTAGGGTCTTGACCAATGCTTTGATTTCGGCATTTATGGTGTCTATTTTTTGCGAGAGTTTTTGGCTTTCACTCAGTTCTTTGTCGGACTTTTTATTGGCCTCGCTTGTGTCTTGCTTTGATGTAGATTGAGGTGCGGACTTTGCCGTTTGTTGCGCTTGCTCATTTGGTTCGGAGCTTGCAGCAATAGCCGTCGATGAAAACGAACAGATCAGTGCCAACAAGGTGAGGAAAATAATCGGCAGCGTTCTATTCATGTGATCTCGTCTATTATTGTTGCGCTATGACGTTAACTGTCAGCAGGAAGGCGTTATCCCTAGTAAAGAGTCTAGAACAATATAGATATTTTGCTGATTCCTTCACTAATTCATTGATTTTTAGACATTAAAAAAGCAGTCACTGTGACTGCTTTTCGTTTGAATTGCGCATGGCCGTTATAAAATAACTGAGCCGAGGTCGTTAGATCTCGATAACCACTTTGCCCATGCCTTTGCCACTGGTTAATCTATCTTGTGCTGCACCGGCTTGTTCTAATGTGTAGCGCTGCTCATCGACAATCACCTGCATATGACCTGCATCAATAATCTCTGCCAGTTTCGTCAAAATAGCGCCATGCTCTGCACGTTTATGATTATGAATCATAGGGATCAACATAAACACCACGTGCAATGACAATCCTTTCATGTGTGCCAGACTCAAATCTAATTCTAATAAAGATACCGTAGTGGCTATCTGGGCATTAAGTGCAGCAGCGTCAAATGAGTTCAACAGGTTAGCGCCGCCGACAGAATCAAAAATTGCATCAAAGCCATGGCCATTGGTATGTTTTTCGACATAGTCGGTAACGGTTTCATCACGGTAGTTGATGCCTGTTGCACCAAGTGTTTCGATCAGTTTGAGCTGGGTATCACCACCACCGGTTGAGTACACATCGGCACCTAGGTATTTTGCTATTTGCAACGCGATATGGCCTACACCACCCGCACCACCATGAACCAACACCTTTTGTCCAGCACTGACATTTGCGCGACTGAGGCCCTCATAGGCGGTAATGCCCACTAGTGGCATTGCAGCGGCTTCTCGCATAGAGAGACTTTTCGGTTTATGAGCAATTAAATCGGCATCTGCCAACATATATTCCGCCATGGCACCGGGCAAATCCGCAAGCCCGCCAGCACAACCATAGACCTCATCGCCAACCGCAAAATTATCAACACCATCGCCTACTGCGGTAACTGTGCCGGCAAAATCCATACCCAATACCGCGGGCAGGGCGGGAGAAAATGGCAAATCACTGCCCATTTGACGAATCATATTATCGACGGTGTTAACACTGGTCGCAGCAACATTGACCAGTACATGTCCTGATTTTACTTGTGGTGTTGCCAGTTCGGCCGATTCGAATACATCACTTTCACCAAACTGGCGAATAACCATAGCTCTCATTTATTTATCCCCTTAATTGAAACTAGGATT belongs to Thalassotalea sp. HSM 43 and includes:
- a CDS encoding zinc-dependent alcohol dehydrogenase family protein; the protein is MRAMVIRQFGESDVFESAELATPQVKSGHVLVNVAATSVNTVDNMIRQMGSDLPFSPALPAVLGMDFAGTVTAVGDGVDNFAVGDEVYGCAGGLADLPGAMAEYMLADADLIAHKPKSLSMREAAAMPLVGITAYEGLSRANVSAGQKVLVHGGAGGVGHIALQIAKYLGADVYSTGGGDTQLKLIETLGATGINYRDETVTDYVEKHTNGHGFDAIFDSVGGANLLNSFDAAALNAQIATTVSLLELDLSLAHMKGLSLHVVFMLIPMIHNHKRAEHGAILTKLAEIIDAGHMQVIVDEQRYTLEQAGAAQDRLTSGKGMGKVVIEI
- a CDS encoding mechanosensitive ion channel family protein, which translates into the protein MNRTLPIIFLTLLALICSFSSTAIAASSEPNEQAQQTAKSAPQSTSKQDTSEANKKSDKELSESQKLSQKIDTINAEIKALVKTLEDAKGEDSGAIQLQLFYKNIELRRDIDNAIDNKNVDTQLAKGLIDGQIGYAKNASDFLNSRLEALTEELSTQTPEQKLVILNYFRELNSYLDLIYKWRIENLNWLNKLGQSIESEQKVLQADVTQRLRLLSASINYYNRQQAIIDEQISVSPDSEKAKLQVAELIIAQRLGIAISGMQAIIDIADDLQIETSEYQQLVFETTGEFTYELLNLEVLFSLLKSLLNSTVDWLVNNGMAYLFKLLMFVLILFVARKLSKLAAIVVRRATDSTQLKVSTLMKDFIVSMSGKIVMLIGILFGLSQLGLDMTPVLAGFGIASIIIGFALQDTLSNLASGMMLLIYKPFDVGDFVFAGGVDGKVSHMSLVNTTIRTFDNQVIMIPNSKIWGDVIKNVTHERIRRVDMVFGIGYDDDVLHAEKILTEIVTNHPDTLRMPEALIKLHVLNTSSVDFIVRPWVKTDNYWDVYWDITKAVKLRFDEEGITIPYPQQDVYIHKLGADKPDSEPT